In the genome of Candidatus Bathyarchaeota archaeon, the window CTTATTAACTTAAAAATAGAAGTGAAAAGAAAAAAATGGAAAGGCGATGGCTGGCTAAAAATACCTCTTCTTCTCAGGAGGTTGGGGAAAGGCGAGCTTACTGTGGGTTAGTCCTAGGAATACCAATGTCTCCGCGAACTTGATCGCTGAGGGGAGGGGATCCACTACTGGGATGTTCAACTCCCTAGAAAGCCTCTCGGCCATTCCAGTCATACCCGTGCAGCCTAGGATCAATGCCTCTGCTCCGTCCTCCACCAGTGCCTTTTTTCCCTCCTCTAGGAGGGCCCTCGCAGTCTTCTCCTCTTCTCTGTGGAGTTCAAGAACTGGTATCTCTACAGCCCTGACCGATGCCAGCTTTTCAGACAGTCCATATATCCTTGCATTCTCCTCTATCATTCCAGCAACATTCCTAAGAACCGTTATCACAGAGAATCTATTGCAGAGGGAGGCCGCTAGGAGGAGGGAGGCCTCGCATGGTCCTACAACGGGAATCTTCACAACCTCTCTACAAGCCCTGACTCCTGGGTCTCCGAAGCAGTTTATGATGCAAGCGTCAACTCCCTCTCTCTCGGCTTCCATAACCCTCCTCACTATCTCTGGGATCGCC includes:
- a CDS encoding aspartate/glutamate racemase family protein translates to MRIRIISAIVSRTEGVSIEELERRRREYIERMKRISNLCPGTELDTAVIERGPASIESRYDEILAIPEIVRRVMEAEREGVDACIINCFGDPGVRACREVVKIPVVGPCEASLLLAASLCNRFSVITVLRNVAGMIEENARIYGLSEKLASVRAVEIPVLELHREEEKTARALLEEGKKALVEDGAEALILGCTGMTGMAERLSRELNIPVVDPLPSAIKFAETLVFLGLTHSKLAFPQPPEKKRYF